A single region of the Photobacterium sanguinicancri genome encodes:
- a CDS encoding tagatose bisphosphate family class II aldolase, producing MFLVSSREMLHKAQLGGYAVPAFNIHNLETVQVVVETAAEMRSPVILAGTPGTFSYAGTDYLVGICKEAAKRYEMPIALHLDHHESYTDIRQKIEAGIKSAMIDGSHLPFEENIELVKKVVAFCHRWDCSVEAELGRLGGQEDDLIVESKDALFTDPDNAIEFIEKTGIDSLAIAIGTAHGMYKEEPNLDFDRLGIIRSKTDVPLVLHGASGVPDQDVRRCIELGITKVNVATELKIAFSDAVKQYFLDNPSANDPRHYIVPGKAAMKQVVIDKIRVCGSEGKL from the coding sequence ATGTTTTTGGTTTCATCGCGTGAAATGCTTCACAAAGCGCAGTTAGGTGGCTATGCCGTCCCTGCATTCAATATTCACAATCTAGAGACGGTACAGGTTGTTGTCGAAACAGCAGCAGAGATGCGCTCACCTGTTATCTTGGCGGGTACGCCGGGTACCTTTTCTTATGCGGGTACCGACTACTTAGTTGGGATTTGCAAAGAAGCGGCCAAACGTTATGAAATGCCCATTGCTTTACACCTCGATCATCACGAATCGTATACCGATATTCGCCAAAAAATTGAAGCGGGTATTAAGTCAGCCATGATTGATGGTTCACACTTACCTTTCGAAGAGAATATTGAACTGGTTAAAAAAGTGGTGGCGTTCTGTCACCGTTGGGATTGCTCGGTTGAAGCTGAGTTAGGTCGCTTAGGTGGTCAGGAAGACGATCTGATTGTCGAGAGCAAAGATGCGCTGTTTACTGATCCTGATAACGCGATTGAATTTATTGAAAAGACAGGCATTGATTCGCTAGCGATTGCCATTGGTACTGCGCATGGCATGTACAAAGAAGAACCTAACCTCGATTTTGATCGCCTTGGCATTATTCGCAGTAAAACCGATGTGCCTTTGGTCTTGCATGGCGCATCAGGTGTGCCAGATCAAGACGTTCGCCGTTGCATTGAATTGGGTATCACCAAGGTTAATGTGGCGACTGAATTGAAAATTGCCTTCTCTGACGCTGTAAAACAGTACTTCCTTGATAATCCATCAGCTAACGATCCTCGTCATTACATCGTGCCGGGTAAAGCCGCAATGAAACAAGTGGTGATCGACAAAATTCGCGTATGTGGTAGCGAAGGAAAACTCTAA
- a CDS encoding DUF2264 domain-containing protein codes for MPKTIAATPRPTIPYEHPDAAMYFKLFKENIVRLRHRKSAYQQHDETIRKLFSNDGASLKAQCEALVAYTAEAFEHYAVWDYTHAYYPGRPSQQTARTDAIEGVSRVLPTLATWLHSQEGECTPLQGLNGKPIDVVNIIRTALLAGTDPSHKGYWGKLHDYDQRICESADLALTLWLTKAHIWQQLDTQQQQQIAAWFEQIPPLKTLDNNWQLFTLTVSFVLKDLTGKEWVDHSKYQRIKEFYVGDGWFRDGANGNYDYYNVWGFFYSLYWIDQIDPDYDATFIHQAMSDFVAGYRYFFTPQGLPLFGRSACYRLSAAVPLLAAVDQQSSAIAIGEAKRAFRTNLQYFISNGALKSGAPTQGVFDDDSRLVDNYSGPASSFWSLRALNIALYVGGRTGLWQAQELPLEIEKGDFDFQIPAIDAHVIGTFKTKEVTVLFLSEYTQEQTPLSRRLLRQNLADKALEVVSGRALRPKNNLLRKGITCYTSKMSHFF; via the coding sequence ATGCCTAAGACTATTGCTGCGACGCCGCGGCCCACCATCCCCTATGAACATCCCGATGCGGCCATGTATTTCAAGCTATTTAAGGAAAACATCGTGCGCTTGCGTCATCGCAAGTCGGCCTATCAGCAGCATGATGAAACCATTCGTAAGTTGTTCAGTAACGATGGCGCGTCACTGAAAGCGCAATGCGAAGCTTTGGTTGCTTATACCGCGGAAGCCTTTGAACATTATGCAGTATGGGATTATACCCATGCCTATTACCCCGGTCGGCCAAGCCAACAGACCGCGCGTACTGATGCTATTGAAGGCGTTAGCCGCGTGCTTCCAACCTTGGCGACTTGGCTGCATAGCCAAGAGGGCGAGTGCACGCCTTTACAAGGGTTAAACGGTAAGCCGATTGATGTAGTAAACATTATCCGCACAGCATTGCTAGCAGGGACAGATCCGAGTCATAAAGGCTACTGGGGTAAATTGCACGACTATGATCAGCGAATTTGTGAAAGTGCAGATTTAGCGTTAACCCTTTGGCTGACCAAAGCGCATATTTGGCAGCAGCTGGATACCCAGCAACAACAGCAAATAGCCGCGTGGTTTGAACAAATTCCGCCGCTTAAAACACTGGATAACAACTGGCAGCTTTTCACCTTAACCGTGAGTTTCGTGTTGAAAGATTTAACCGGTAAAGAGTGGGTTGATCACAGTAAATATCAAAGAATAAAAGAGTTTTATGTCGGTGATGGCTGGTTCCGTGACGGCGCGAATGGCAATTACGACTATTACAATGTGTGGGGCTTTTTCTATTCCCTGTACTGGATCGATCAGATAGATCCTGACTACGACGCGACCTTTATTCACCAAGCCATGAGTGATTTTGTGGCGGGTTATCGGTACTTCTTTACTCCCCAAGGTTTGCCTTTGTTTGGCCGTAGTGCCTGCTATCGCTTGTCTGCTGCTGTGCCCTTGTTGGCCGCTGTCGATCAACAATCGAGTGCGATAGCGATAGGTGAAGCGAAACGTGCTTTTCGCACTAATCTTCAATACTTCATTTCGAATGGCGCGCTTAAATCAGGCGCACCAACGCAAGGGGTTTTCGACGATGATAGCCGCTTAGTTGATAATTATAGCGGCCCAGCCAGTAGTTTTTGGTCTTTGCGCGCGTTGAACATTGCGCTTTATGTAGGCGGGCGTACTGGCTTGTGGCAAGCACAAGAGCTGCCATTAGAGATAGAAAAAGGCGATTTTGACTTTCAAATCCCTGCCATCGATGCACATGTCATCGGGACTTTCAAAACGAAAGAGGTGACGGTTTTGTTTTTGAGCGAGTATACCCAAGAGCAGACGCCGTTATCTCGCCGATTATTACGACAAAACCTAGCTGACAAGGCGTTAGAAGTGGTGAGTGGTAGGGCGTTAAGGCCTAAAAATAACCTTTTACGTAAAGGCATTACCTGTTACACATCGAAAATGTCGCATTTCTTTTAG
- a CDS encoding sulfatase family protein, whose protein sequence is MNLLLPKKTILAGFVAAACAVTPTLSQAAEKVEQPNVLLIVMDDLGSAQLDFALDNINKDELVKRPVPARYDGDFDQLYDAAKRSMPNITQLANEGVRMTNAYVATPVCGPSRAGMMTGRFPHSFGTYSNDDAKLGIPLDIKLLPALMNENGYATANIGKYHNAKVRKEFIPKDEQSRDYHDNQISLAEPGYGPEERGFDYSYSYYVSGAALYNSPTVFRNGKSAPAPGYLTYNLTNEAIQFIEKADKEKQPFFINLAYSVPHIPLEQPAPAKFMERFNTGNLEVDKYYAHVNASDEGIGKIIDKLKEMGEYENTLIFFLSDNGAVHESPMPMNGMDRAFKGQRYRGGVHVPFIAHWKGHLPEGKADNTMISAMDILPTALAAAGIKIPTEMKVDGKDIMPLLKGKAEQPHPYLYWAGPRALHYDSSNADFWSNYWKWITYETNEFIPSPYIEKHSKGEWAIKDQNWSLHYYDDGKGEYELYNYAKDPAESKNLAKQYPEKVKELKMAFYDWIKTKPAPIAWGQDRYQILTDSAK, encoded by the coding sequence ATGAATCTGTTACTGCCGAAAAAAACCATACTTGCTGGTTTTGTTGCGGCTGCTTGTGCTGTTACCCCGACCCTGAGTCAGGCGGCAGAAAAAGTGGAACAACCCAATGTGTTATTGATTGTGATGGATGATCTTGGGTCTGCGCAATTGGACTTTGCCCTAGATAATATCAATAAAGATGAATTGGTTAAGCGTCCGGTACCCGCACGTTACGACGGCGATTTTGACCAGCTTTATGATGCTGCGAAGCGCTCGATGCCAAACATCACCCAGCTAGCCAATGAAGGCGTGCGGATGACGAATGCCTACGTTGCAACCCCTGTTTGTGGCCCTTCTCGCGCAGGTATGATGACAGGCCGTTTCCCTCATAGCTTTGGTACCTACAGTAATGATGATGCCAAGCTGGGGATCCCGCTTGATATCAAATTGCTGCCGGCATTAATGAACGAAAACGGCTACGCAACGGCCAATATTGGGAAGTACCACAACGCCAAAGTTCGCAAAGAGTTCATTCCTAAAGATGAGCAAAGTCGTGATTACCACGATAATCAAATCTCGCTTGCTGAACCAGGCTACGGCCCTGAAGAGCGAGGCTTCGATTATTCCTACAGCTACTATGTGTCAGGTGCCGCGCTATATAACTCACCGACCGTATTCCGCAATGGAAAGAGTGCGCCAGCGCCAGGTTACCTCACCTATAACCTGACTAATGAGGCTATCCAGTTTATTGAAAAAGCGGATAAAGAAAAGCAGCCTTTCTTCATCAACTTAGCTTACAGCGTGCCACATATTCCGCTAGAACAGCCTGCACCTGCTAAGTTCATGGAGCGCTTTAATACCGGTAATCTTGAAGTCGATAAGTACTATGCCCACGTGAATGCGTCCGATGAAGGCATAGGTAAAATTATCGATAAATTGAAAGAAATGGGTGAGTACGAGAACACCCTGATTTTCTTCCTTTCAGATAACGGTGCCGTGCATGAATCACCAATGCCAATGAACGGCATGGATCGCGCATTTAAAGGCCAGCGTTACCGCGGTGGGGTGCATGTTCCGTTTATTGCTCATTGGAAAGGACACCTTCCTGAAGGCAAAGCAGATAATACTATGATTTCTGCGATGGATATTCTGCCAACCGCACTGGCTGCTGCTGGTATTAAGATCCCAACAGAAATGAAAGTGGACGGTAAAGACATTATGCCGTTGCTAAAAGGCAAGGCCGAGCAACCGCACCCTTACTTGTACTGGGCGGGTCCACGCGCACTTCACTACGATTCAAGCAATGCTGATTTTTGGAGTAACTATTGGAAATGGATCACTTACGAAACCAATGAATTCATTCCAAGCCCTTACATTGAAAAGCATTCGAAAGGGGAATGGGCGATTAAAGATCAGAATTGGTCTTTGCATTATTACGATGATGGCAAAGGTGAGTACGAGCTTTACAACTATGCCAAAGATCCTGCGGAGTCGAAAAACCTCGCCAAGCAATACCCAGAAAAAGTGAAAGAGCTGAAAATGGCTTTTTACGATTGGATTAAAACCAAGCCAGCACCAATCGCTTGGGGACAAGATCGCTACCAAATCCTGACTGATTCTGCCAAGTAA
- a CDS encoding anaerobic sulfatase maturase, translated as MKQTQNARFHMMAKPASYRCNLKCDYCFYLEKETMLDGGEVTPAGMSSDRMSDGMLKRYVRDYIRSQDADTIDFAWQGGEPTLAGLAFYESVVKYQAQYANGKTITNSFQTNAIAINRQWAAFFKQHNFLIGVSIDGVAEVHDQYRISVNGKPTFARVKQAIDLLKEYQVEFNTLTVINDKNWHRGKETYLALKQLGAQFMQFIPIVEVEPSCQSAASGHYTLNSDPKLAHFSVPAKGYGQFMTDVFDEWVKEDIGTVFVRMFDSILATWMGYPASVCVQSKECGQAMILEANGDMYSCDHYVYPANKLGNIATTNIASLATSKQQLRFGKAKQTKLTDKCQQCEVHALCYGGCPKHRITPIQGEKHKQNYLCASYQRIFHHTAPAMHLMTQEIQRGGVAASVMATLKNLKHSEQPR; from the coding sequence ATGAAGCAAACACAGAACGCCCGTTTTCATATGATGGCAAAGCCTGCGAGTTATCGTTGTAACTTAAAGTGTGACTATTGCTTCTATCTAGAAAAAGAAACCATGCTCGATGGTGGTGAGGTTACGCCTGCTGGCATGTCATCTGATCGTATGTCGGATGGGATGCTAAAGCGCTATGTGCGTGATTACATTCGATCGCAAGATGCCGATACCATCGATTTTGCGTGGCAAGGTGGTGAGCCAACACTGGCGGGATTGGCATTTTATGAATCGGTTGTGAAATACCAAGCGCAGTATGCCAATGGCAAAACCATTACCAACAGTTTTCAGACCAATGCGATAGCGATAAATCGGCAGTGGGCGGCATTTTTCAAGCAACATAATTTTCTGATCGGGGTGTCGATTGATGGTGTAGCCGAGGTGCACGATCAGTATCGTATTTCGGTAAACGGAAAACCAACTTTTGCACGTGTTAAGCAAGCGATTGATTTACTCAAAGAGTATCAGGTTGAGTTCAATACCCTCACGGTGATTAACGATAAGAACTGGCACCGTGGTAAGGAAACCTATCTCGCGCTAAAACAATTAGGCGCGCAGTTCATGCAATTTATTCCCATTGTTGAAGTTGAGCCTAGTTGCCAAAGCGCAGCCAGCGGCCATTACACGCTAAATTCAGACCCCAAATTAGCCCACTTTTCTGTGCCTGCGAAAGGCTATGGCCAGTTTATGACGGATGTATTCGATGAGTGGGTGAAAGAGGATATCGGTACTGTGTTTGTCCGTATGTTCGATAGCATTCTCGCCACTTGGATGGGTTACCCAGCTTCGGTGTGCGTGCAATCCAAAGAGTGTGGTCAAGCCATGATCTTGGAAGCCAATGGCGACATGTATTCTTGTGACCATTACGTTTATCCCGCCAATAAATTGGGCAATATCGCAACCACTAACATCGCCTCGCTAGCAACCAGCAAACAGCAACTGCGATTTGGCAAAGCCAAGCAGACCAAATTGACCGATAAATGCCAGCAATGTGAAGTCCATGCATTGTGTTATGGCGGTTGCCCTAAACACCGCATTACGCCCATTCAAGGCGAGAAACATAAGCAGAATTATCTGTGCGCTTCTTATCAACGCATTTTCCATCATACAGCGCCAGCCATGCACTTAATGACTCAAGAAATTCAGCGTGGTGGTGTTGCCGCAAGCGTAATGGCGACCCTCAAGAATTTAAAGCATAGCGAACAACCTCGTTAG
- a CDS encoding nickel transporter gives MTDLNQLISSAVKASGVDDSINAQLTEALNKELNGYVNLELLKTKLEVLYNFEKNYLELVKEYKEEIKFASTLQEDLRKERSKFFSETLKEVSHTLSESQVDGDVASKWLKELVDSYTKSLDLSSNLIEEHTLDTIGKIRSEAKLNKPTVTAN, from the coding sequence ATGACAGATTTAAATCAACTAATCTCTTCGGCAGTTAAAGCATCAGGCGTAGACGATTCAATTAACGCTCAATTGACAGAAGCTTTAAATAAAGAACTTAACGGCTACGTCAACCTAGAACTTCTTAAGACTAAGCTAGAAGTTCTATATAACTTTGAGAAAAACTATCTAGAACTGGTTAAAGAGTATAAAGAAGAGATCAAGTTCGCCAGCACACTACAAGAAGATTTACGTAAAGAACGTTCAAAGTTCTTTTCTGAAACACTTAAAGAAGTCTCTCATACACTTAGTGAGTCTCAAGTTGACGGTGATGTTGCTTCCAAGTGGTTAAAAGAACTTGTTGATAGTTACACAAAAAGTTTAGATCTAAGTAGTAACCTGATTGAAGAGCATACGCTTGATACTATCGGTAAAATCCGTTCAGAAGCTAAGTTAAACAAACCTACCGTTACAGCTAATTGA
- a CDS encoding NACHT domain-containing protein, translated as MEYNQKDKYFLAMQAYKEDDFTKEVLVPLFKSMGYDRVEFHGGPSERGRDLIATAILPPPKRGEYVVYVQAKKLNKNKTLAQNDLSRLCRQLRQAKSKGFTKGTGERVKPDHVYMATPHEITQRFIEDLEDELFCEDYSDWLELYDCVRILKDIEEFCPELLEKLEPFEEKIWNAKSENTVDRNHELLGALCSVRDSIDISKFYSDLSFFVGSIDSRVLVTYKAHVTKKRFRLISKEQWEMLKSERVKIIGLVGLDILKEDTQVIEDRYKDHYNQYNSKENKANESAYDSSVAHLSSIVEEFDSRAFLLLERLESEAKKQPSLNKNKLGFVTAQLKNIRSKVKNENFELETSSYVIDTSELSKESADLVEKTVEFIDDFSKRIIEQQRYVKSIKEEIIPEPYYDVCLNSSQLEKEISQRVDEYRSCVKFLNSDDRPNMAGVRRLLDSVEVSLRFFECIYTDESVLSSIIELKELENCSDRVSISAHDVFYTGKDVAIYGGAGVGKTTTLEMFFKSYEETINGRKIIFCSLNRVVQSLSDLRIEKRNTKDTKPAYLDKVIYSIILLSYGLDVSDDNIDRIKPYLEDGVVLVFDGLDEIVTEYPIVLDAMNNFKKSYGKTQWIISSRDCVSYLKEINFLGITLLPFTPEQLRSFICGWFNNERKGMKLWNEISGTELHENLLTPLVATILCTLVEKGIKAPSNESEIYGERLSLLLGKYDANKRIRRQEQGSDELFTCAKALAWIMHSHGIRTISYKEAIEKLEIKVGAKYTTRLISKCVKELEDPCTVLVRDKVSGKLSFGHFRFQEHLASLELRDNRSIDLSTIIIRDWWRGAFSLFAQSLDDIESTIEELTRGDKLIPEEAFTTLYAMCNVLSPKKRGNMKSLLDHLKQDNSSFYEAEHYDFSDNYGNDRYAYSTELGLDW; from the coding sequence ATGGAATACAATCAGAAAGATAAATATTTTTTGGCAATGCAGGCATACAAGGAAGATGACTTTACAAAAGAAGTTTTAGTTCCTTTATTTAAGTCCATGGGTTATGACCGCGTAGAGTTCCATGGTGGGCCTAGTGAGCGTGGTAGAGATTTGATTGCTACAGCTATATTGCCTCCACCAAAACGAGGAGAATATGTAGTCTATGTTCAAGCTAAAAAGCTCAACAAGAATAAAACGTTAGCTCAAAATGACTTATCTCGGCTTTGTAGGCAGTTAAGACAAGCAAAATCAAAAGGTTTTACAAAGGGAACCGGAGAGCGAGTCAAGCCTGATCATGTCTACATGGCGACACCGCATGAAATCACTCAAAGGTTCATAGAAGATTTGGAAGATGAGCTGTTTTGTGAAGATTACAGTGACTGGTTAGAGTTGTACGATTGTGTACGAATTTTGAAGGATATTGAAGAGTTTTGCCCAGAACTTTTAGAAAAACTAGAACCATTTGAGGAAAAAATCTGGAATGCTAAAAGTGAGAACACCGTAGACAGAAATCATGAGCTGTTAGGAGCACTTTGCTCAGTACGTGACTCTATTGACATTAGTAAGTTTTACAGTGACTTATCGTTCTTTGTCGGTTCAATTGATAGCAGGGTACTTGTTACATACAAAGCACATGTAACGAAAAAACGCTTTAGACTTATTAGTAAAGAGCAGTGGGAAATGCTCAAGTCAGAGCGTGTAAAAATCATTGGTTTGGTTGGCTTAGATATTTTAAAAGAAGATACACAAGTTATCGAAGATAGATATAAAGATCATTATAATCAATATAACTCGAAAGAGAATAAAGCTAACGAATCAGCTTATGATTCATCTGTTGCACATTTATCTTCTATTGTTGAAGAGTTTGACTCAAGAGCCTTTTTACTTTTAGAGAGGTTAGAGTCTGAAGCAAAAAAACAGCCTAGCCTCAATAAAAACAAGCTTGGTTTTGTTACAGCACAGTTGAAAAACATTCGTTCAAAAGTTAAAAATGAAAATTTTGAACTGGAAACATCTAGTTATGTAATTGATACATCTGAATTAAGTAAAGAATCTGCTGATTTAGTCGAAAAAACTGTTGAGTTTATTGATGACTTTTCTAAAAGAATTATAGAACAACAAAGATATGTGAAGTCAATAAAAGAAGAAATTATACCTGAGCCTTACTACGATGTGTGTTTAAACTCTTCTCAACTTGAAAAAGAAATTTCACAACGTGTAGACGAATATCGTTCTTGTGTTAAATTTCTAAATAGTGATGATCGCCCTAATATGGCAGGTGTGCGCCGATTGCTTGACTCGGTAGAAGTTAGCCTTAGATTTTTTGAGTGCATTTATACAGATGAATCGGTTCTGAGCTCAATAATTGAGCTGAAAGAGTTAGAAAATTGTTCTGATAGGGTATCAATATCAGCTCATGATGTATTCTATACGGGCAAGGATGTTGCTATTTATGGTGGTGCTGGTGTCGGTAAGACAACAACACTAGAAATGTTTTTTAAGTCTTATGAAGAAACTATTAACGGAAGGAAAATAATATTCTGTAGTTTGAATAGGGTTGTTCAAAGCTTATCAGACTTGAGGATAGAAAAGAGAAACACAAAAGACACTAAGCCAGCATATTTGGATAAAGTAATCTATTCAATTATTCTGTTATCGTATGGGCTAGATGTTAGTGATGATAATATTGATAGGATAAAACCATATTTAGAAGATGGAGTGGTTCTTGTTTTTGATGGATTAGACGAGATAGTTACTGAATACCCTATTGTTCTAGATGCCATGAATAATTTCAAGAAGAGTTATGGAAAAACTCAATGGATTATTTCAAGCAGGGATTGTGTTAGCTATCTTAAAGAAATAAACTTTTTAGGAATTACGCTATTGCCGTTTACGCCCGAACAGCTGCGAAGTTTTATTTGTGGTTGGTTTAATAATGAGCGTAAAGGAATGAAGCTCTGGAATGAAATTTCAGGGACGGAACTTCATGAAAACCTGTTAACACCATTGGTTGCAACAATTCTTTGTACATTGGTTGAAAAAGGGATAAAAGCTCCTTCTAACGAATCTGAAATATACGGTGAGCGTTTAAGTCTTTTACTTGGTAAGTATGATGCGAATAAAAGAATACGGCGACAGGAACAGGGTAGTGATGAATTATTCACGTGTGCTAAAGCCCTTGCTTGGATAATGCATTCTCATGGTATTCGTACCATAAGTTATAAAGAAGCTATTGAAAAGCTAGAAATTAAAGTTGGGGCAAAGTATACAACGAGACTTATTTCAAAGTGTGTGAAAGAGTTAGAAGACCCATGCACGGTATTGGTTCGAGATAAAGTGTCAGGAAAGCTGTCATTTGGTCACTTTAGATTTCAAGAGCATCTTGCATCACTAGAGTTGAGGGACAATAGATCTATTGATCTTAGTACTATAATCATTCGAGATTGGTGGCGAGGGGCGTTTAGTTTGTTTGCCCAAAGCTTGGATGACATTGAGTCTACAATAGAAGAGCTCACTAGAGGTGATAAATTAATCCCTGAAGAAGCATTCACAACATTATATGCGATGTGTAATGTTTTGAGTCCTAAAAAAAGGGGGAACATGAAGTCATTGCTTGATCATCTTAAGCAAGATAACTCCTCTTTCTATGAAGCAGAACATTACGATTTCTCAGATAATTATGGTAATGATCGCTATGCTTATTCTACAGAGTTAGGGCTTGATTGGTGA
- a CDS encoding ParB N-terminal domain-containing protein, which translates to MNTLKSNNLLAVTIKSIIAEEVTQFRDKPSQSQLTHLNEVFQAGETLDPIEVMKATDVTNGTYYYLIDGFHRTTAHVQNGADYIDAIVVGEGTKRDARRLARKANAITKPRVRRNQATLINCIEDAYEELREEIANNADIKARFRKMAPQELADLVALKSSSLLILDFVERYNTSYRRVNREQFVYNSIKNGEYTKEELADLFKVSPEQIEAWYTRRAKDRSSKGPKPTNTSSGTPNTSDNPQSSEPDETTEIKNPIYQFIDTPKVKEAKLRNYLSKFPSSIGENPRQEQWVNQGRVDILTDTSIVELKVKLDEAGISKAILQLMHYSQSIDNHRLILAGGHHKDLDKYLPALQSFGFEVISIDINTHKFKHYIINNR; encoded by the coding sequence ATGAATACACTAAAATCTAATAACCTTCTGGCTGTAACGATTAAATCTATAATTGCAGAGGAAGTTACACAGTTTCGAGATAAGCCCAGTCAAAGCCAGTTGACGCACTTGAATGAAGTATTTCAGGCAGGGGAAACATTAGACCCGATTGAAGTAATGAAAGCTACTGACGTTACAAACGGTACTTACTATTACCTCATCGATGGATTCCACCGTACAACAGCCCATGTACAAAACGGTGCAGATTACATCGATGCAATTGTTGTAGGTGAAGGTACTAAACGAGATGCACGTCGATTAGCTCGAAAGGCTAATGCAATCACTAAGCCACGTGTAAGACGTAATCAAGCAACCTTAATCAACTGTATTGAGGATGCATATGAAGAACTGCGTGAAGAAATCGCAAACAATGCAGATATTAAAGCTCGTTTTCGTAAGATGGCTCCTCAAGAACTGGCTGACCTTGTTGCATTGAAATCTTCAAGCCTGCTAATCCTAGACTTCGTTGAACGATATAATACCAGCTACCGTCGTGTTAATCGTGAGCAGTTTGTATACAACTCCATCAAGAATGGCGAATACACTAAAGAAGAATTAGCTGATTTATTCAAAGTGTCTCCAGAACAAATTGAGGCTTGGTACACACGTCGAGCTAAAGACCGTTCTAGTAAAGGACCTAAACCTACCAATACATCTTCAGGTACTCCAAATACTTCAGATAACCCACAGTCTTCTGAACCAGACGAAACTACTGAAATAAAGAATCCGATATATCAGTTCATCGACACCCCTAAAGTTAAGGAAGCAAAATTACGCAATTACCTATCTAAGTTTCCGAGTAGCATTGGAGAGAATCCTCGACAGGAGCAATGGGTTAATCAAGGTCGAGTTGATATTCTGACGGATACTTCGATTGTTGAATTGAAGGTAAAACTAGATGAAGCGGGGATATCCAAAGCTATTTTGCAATTGATGCATTACAGTCAATCAATAGATAACCATCGTTTGATATTGGCAGGTGGACACCATAAGGATTTGGATAAGTACCTACCTGCATTACAGTCCTTCGGCTTCGAAGTGATTAGCATCGATATAAATACGCACAAGTTTAAGCATTACATAATAAACAATCGTTAA